One genomic segment of Styela clava chromosome 3, kaStyClav1.hap1.2, whole genome shotgun sequence includes these proteins:
- the LOC144421112 gene encoding uncharacterized protein LOC144421112 gives MLGCNCWFVLLTFLATSSAELWKTVTRPFYKLTFYNTKHSWSGAKSLCGSRSSLVQLDVASVKNDVLNTIRSSGSAYWVGATDEAKEGHWKWMDGSSASITPWNPGEPSGGRSENYLVIDKKGHFYDFGSNHQTGVICMEVIPFTISSEIYRLTAIGSPHPKVIYETARTACAKIQSRNLKLTSATKPLIKGHLNSDQFRPDDKLWLEHTSSTCYSFSLSDYTSRTTHCTDKHYYICEQAGAHDMQLSQTNFIVTSYTGKKEITCMASGFPPPTVKWMRGKTAIKSTSINHLAKVGQKLVLDLKQLTIADEGQYKCFASNTVGQILYSVSGILNIQVPSQPSIINITSSPCNSNLLITWKPHVCGLGIKHRFRIVDTLNSSNYRISFTTPNNVSITSNVTDLQPSTSYIIKIEPCLTTPPTCFSHYATTTHATTGGLLGPVLKPSLKMNYDGSCNVSWSTVTIMNPKYIYDYKLVISSAKAIVSSYYKDDFKMIEMLLPSHITSYVLPKNFNRKYNVSIRAKTCAGFGAESKAVEECATDTNAPSNIQTPTTIDKISKSGILGFSINIPDETNGPISCYFIIVQLNETSNTLPDFNTVRMNKLNNSEIEDEYIAIALNRTRYDT, from the exons ATGCTTGGGTGCAATTGCTGGTTTGTTCTGTTAACATTCCTTGCAACATCTAGTGCAG AACTTTGGAAGACAGTAACCCGACCTTTTTATAAACTAACTTTTTACAACACTAAGCATTCCTGGTCAGGAGCAAAATCCTTGTGTGGGAGCCGATCAAGTCTTGTTCAACTTGATGTTGCCTCTGTAAAAAATGACGTTCTCAACACAATCAGAAG TTCTGGATCCGCTTATTGGGTTGGAGCAACAGATGAAGCCAAAGAAGGCCATTGGAAATGGATGGATGGATCTTCAGCATCGATTACTCCTTg GAATCCAGGAGAGCCAAGTGGGGGAAGAAGTGAAAATTATCTCGTCATTGACAAGAAAGGACATTTTTATGATTTTGGATCAAACCACCAAACAGGAGTTATATGCATGGAAG tgattccctttacaatttcttcGGAAATATACAGACTGACCGCAATTGGAAGTCCTCACCCTAAAGTTATTTATGAAACAGCTCGAACAGCATGCGCAAAAATCCAATCtcgaaatttgaaattgacatCGGCCACAAAACCTCTTATTAAGGGCCATTTAAATTCTGA tcaATTCAGACCTGATGATAAACTCTGGTTAGAACACACAAGTTCTACTTGCTATTCATTTTCATTGAGTGATTACACATCAAGAACCACACATTGTACTGACAAGCATTACTACATTTGCGAACAAG CTGGAGCGCATGATATGCAGTTATCACAAACTAACTTCATTGTAACTTCATATACTGGCAAAAAAGAAATAACGTGCATGGCATCTGGGTTTCCACCACCGACTGTTAAATGGATGAGAGGAAAAACTGCAATTAAATCAACATCAATAAATCACCTAGCTAAAGTTGGACAAAAATTAGTTTTGGATCTAAAACAATTGACAATTGCAGACGAAGGACAATACAAATGTTTCGCATCAAATACAGTTGGACAAATTCTTTATTCGGTTTCAGGTATCCTTAATATACAAG ttccAAGTCAACCATCAATCATCAACATTACATCGTCACCTTGTAATTCCAATTTATTGATCACTTGGAAACCACATGTCTGTGGACTTGGAATAAAACACAG ATTTCGGATTGTGGATACTCTTAACAGCAGCAATTATAGAATTTCATTTACAACGCCGAATAATGTCTCTATCACATCCAATGTGACAGATCTTCAACCGTCAACATCCTATATTATTAAG aTTGAGCCATGCTTAACAACCCCGCCAACTTGCTTCAGCCATTATGCAACAACCACACATGCAACCACTGGAGGTCTCCTAGGTCCTGTTTTAAAACCAAGTCTGAAAATGAATTACGACGGTTCTTGCAATGTATCTTGGTCAACAGTAACAATAATGAATCCGAAATATATATACGATTACAAA CTCGTCATCAGCTCAGCAAAAGCCATAGTGTCCTCGTACTATAAAGATGatttcaaaatgattgaaatgcTGCTACCATCTCATATAACCTCATATGTTCttccaaaaaatttcaatagaaAATACAATGTCTCTATTCGAGCTAAAACTTGTGCAGGGTTTGGAGCAGAGTCAAAGGCTGTTGAAGAATGTGCTACCGATACCAATG CACCATCCAACATTCAGACACCAACAACCATAGATAAAATAAGTAAATCTGGAATATTGGGATTCTCAATTAACATTCCAGATGAAACAAATGGTCCTATAAG TTGTTACTTTATCATCGTACAACTCAACGAAACAAGCAACACTTTGCCTGATTTCAACACTGTACGTATGAATAAACTGAATAATTCAGAAATTGAAGATGAATATATTGCAATAGCTTTAAACAGAACCAGGTATGATACTTGA